GCCCTGTGCAGGTCGGGGTCCCactcccccctccccacaccccgtgtccttcctgctcccctgaaTGCCCGGTGTGACCCCAGCTCTGGAACGAGcgctcccccaaatcccccggTGTGACCCcgctccccaaatccccccgtGTGACCCCActccccccagtgccccctgtGTGCCCCtgatcccccaaatcccccggTGTGACCCCGCTCCCCAAATGTGTGACccactccccaaatccccccgtGTGACCCCACTCCCCAAATGTGTGACCCCcgctcccccaaatcccctgtgTGACCCCGTTCCCCCCAATGCCCCCGCTGTGACCCAGgaccccccggcccccccagccctccccggcccccccagcccccccaggaccccccagcccccccaggcTCCTCTCAGCATCTCCAGCCTTTATTGAGCCTCCGGCCGCGCTGGGCGGGACATGCAgcgctgggggggggggggggcggggggcacGGGGACCCCCCCGCCAGAACGGCCCGGACGGTCctgtggggggagggggaggggggggggcaCAGCCGAGGTGCCAAGCGAGGGGAGGGACCCGGGGGGgtgcaggattttgggggggggggggggggtggctgCCCCCCACTTgtggggccgggccggggcggggggggggggtgacaTTCTCCAGGTCCGCGTTAAGGCAGCTCGGGCGACCCCCGGCACCGCCCCCACAGCGGCCCGACCCCCgggactggggggggggggggtgccgggggggtcctgggggagggggggcagccccccactcccccccccccccgcgcccggGGCGAGCGTGGCACGAGCACAGGACACGGGTGACACCTGGGCATGCGAGCGGAGCCGGGTCTGGCAGCACctggatggggggggggggacacgcgggctgggggggggggcacagccACCCCGCGGGTCCCCCAagaatgggggggggggggtccccagagcctgcagggctcCGAGGGTGTGGGGGGGGGTCTGGGAGTATTGGGGGGCACGCAAGGAATGGGGGGGGGATTCGCAAGTAGGGGTTGGGGTCGCTCGAAGGACgatgggggggggtcccgggggtccggAGAAAGGGGGGTGTGAGGAATGAGGCGGGGGGGTTGCTGGACCTGGGGGGGCATTAACTGGCTGCCGTCTCCTGGCGCAGCGGGAAGAGCTTGGCCGCCTCCTCGGCCTCGCAGGCGCAGGACAGGTCActcctgggggggggggcacgggCTGTCAGCCGGAACCCCCCCCCCAAGccgagacccccccccccagctccgcCCCCCTCACCTGTTGTCATTGATGTCTGTCACGTTCCCTGCgagcaagagcagcagctccgGTG
This Vidua macroura isolate BioBank_ID:100142 unplaced genomic scaffold, ASM2450914v1 whyUn_scaffold_243, whole genome shotgun sequence DNA region includes the following protein-coding sequences:
- the LOC128802991 gene encoding myb-related transcription factor, partner of profilin-like, which gives rise to MTTGVTCPAPARPRRRPSSSRCARRRQPVNAPPGAARPGSARMPRCHPCPVLVPRSPRARGGGGVGGCPPSPRTPPAPPPPPVPGVGPLWGRCRGSPELP